From a single Coregonus clupeaformis isolate EN_2021a unplaced genomic scaffold, ASM2061545v1 scaf0005, whole genome shotgun sequence genomic region:
- the LOC121577821 gene encoding carboxy-terminal domain RNA polymerase II polypeptide A small phosphatase 2, translated as MESSIITQVQKEDSQLPSKTGQLNKSSPKKPRSRNIFKALFCCLRAQDAPQPTPPAQDTLLPPEDNGTIDKLDLLQNLRYQLHQVPGTSLLPEVTPQDEGKICVVIDLDETLVHSSFKPVSNADFIVPVEIEGTTHQVYVLKRPHVDQFLQRMGELFECVLFTASLAKYADPVTDLLDQCGVFGTRLFRESCVFHQGCYVKDLSRLGRQLNKTLILDNSPASYIFHPENAVPVVSWFDDLEDTELLSLLPVFEELSEADDIYAKLQQLRAP; from the exons atggaaagttcTATTATCACTCAAGTGCAGAAAGAAGATAGTCAACTGCCGTCCAAAACAG GCCAGCTGAACAAATCTTCCCCAAAGAAGCCTCGGAGTCGGAATATCTTCAAAGCGCTCTTCTGTTGCCTCCGAGCACAGGATGCCCCTCAGCCTACACCCCCTGCCCAGGATACCCTACTCCCTCCTGAGGACAATGGGACGATCGACAAG CTTGATCTACTTCAGAACCTTCGCTACCAGTTACATCAA GTCCCAGGGACCAGTCTACTGCCCGAGGTAACCCCCCAGGATGAGGGCAAGATCTGTGTGGTCATTGACCTGGATGAGACACTGGTGCACAGCTCCTTCAAg CCCGTCAGTAATGCTGACTTCATTGTACCTGTGGAGATTGAAGGAACAACACACCAG GTTTACGTCCTGAAGAGGCCACATGTAGACCAGTTCCTCCAGAGGATGGGAGAGCTGTTTGAGTGTGTTCTCTTCACTGCAAGTCTCGCAAAG TATGCAGACCCAGTGACAGACCTGCTGGATCAGTGTGGTGTGTTCGGGACACGTCTCTTTCGGGAGTCCTGCGTGTTCCACCAGGGCTGCTACGTCAAGGACCTGAGCCGCCTTGGCCGCCAGCTCAACAAGACCCTCATCCTGGACAACTCCCCCGCCTCCTACATCTTCCATCCTGAGAATGCT GTGCCTGTGGTGTCCTGGTTTGACGACCTGGAGGACACTGAGCTGCTGAGCCTCCTACCCGTCTTTGAGGAGCTGAGTGAGGCGGACGACATCTATGCCAAACTGCAGCAGCTACGAGCCCCCTGA